In Phaeodactylum tricornutum CCAP 1055/1 chromosome 10, whole genome shotgun sequence, a single genomic region encodes these proteins:
- a CDS encoding predicted protein, translating to MDTVTRLFFLLSLVLLHEASQAFLGQMATRHGAMGRSISHMSTMADQPKLGRFDSSIETSNDDSDGDNHRNKKLTELLEHTRGQLLESQSNVTSMEAQLKELNGKVPDLEFKITEMRVKLSEEQRARKTAESALDALKASNEQLTATLNEERIEKLNDAEQVKKERESIRYMVQASVKLARTRIKNKFMDGKTAIHTVFSPKDQPLC from the coding sequence ATGGACACTGTTACTCGTCTGTTTTTCCTTCTATCTCTAGTGCTTCTTCATGAAGCAAGCCAGGCTTTTCTGGGACAAATGGCGACCCGCCACGGCGCTATGGGCCGTAGTATTTCGCATATGAGTACGATGGCTGACCAACCAAAGCTTGGACGGTTCGACAGCAGTATTGAAacaagcaacgacgacagcgacggcGACAACCATAGAAATAAGAAGCTTACCGAATTGCTGGAGCACACCAGGGGACAGCTACTCGAATCTCAAAGCAACGTGACTTCCATGGAAGCACAACTGAAGGAGCTGAATGGCAAAGTTCCTGACCTAGAATTTAAAATCACTGAAATGCGCGTTAAGCTCTCGGAAGAACAACGTGCCCGCAAAACAGCGGAATCGGCTTTGGATGCACTAAAGGCTTCGAATGAACAGCTTACGGCTACACTAAATGAGGAACGGATCGAAAAATTAAATGATGCGGAACAGGTCAAGAAAGAACGGGAGAGTATCCGATACATGGTTCAAGCCAGCGTCAAACTAGCCAGGACTCGTATCAAGAACAAATTTATGGATGGAAAGACTGCTATACACACCGTCTTTTCGCCGAAAGATCAACCACTTTGCTAG